A portion of the Maylandia zebra isolate NMK-2024a linkage group LG9, Mzebra_GT3a, whole genome shotgun sequence genome contains these proteins:
- the rnf6 gene encoding E3 ubiquitin-protein ligase RNF6, producing the protein MDPPGGGDERRRQAERLRREEAYYHFINELSEEEYRLMRDGNLLGTPGEVTAEELRQRLDGAKERLSSQPSTEQHSQTSESGEQQSSSGEGEERGAGGRRGAGGAEPGAETSNGDSLLEWLNTFRRTGNATRSGQSGNQTWRAVSRTNPNSGEFRFSLEININHDQPEPGEHNETVDASDPPVTAPNTSPSIRTASSFSTSRPSTTPRPAPYPTPRPAISRRVQTRRTRSSTTTLSMSPPALPPPVASSAAIQRRGGTLHSLTPPPNVPNPPPDQTIPVQQQALNVEGEQGRNDAPASIDCPRVSSQSATQAPAAGHESRGSRTRSHGRTRRAAYGSGLSSRVSRRSRSPLHRVSVASTTLPSSSDSSSSSINTVESGSGTASVSMETGEAVSEPVVPTEPAVEMVERESESQVIGAGSSAVRRHPTIMLDLQVRRIRPGENRDRDSIASRTRSRARVAENTVTFESDSGGFRRTISRSERAGIRTYVSTIRIPLRRISETGLGEPNSTALRSILRQIMTGFGELSSLMETEADSETVAPNHSDPNGTNGNNSPGSRVNTNESAPGQVSTGGVVHERVGLVRSDEDQNGQARLGGVVSTTDGRPTSRDTNNLVENGTLPILRLAHFFLLNDEEDDEHPRGLTKEQIDNLSTRTYGQASLEGEIGRACSVCINEYVQGNKLRRLPCSHEFHVHCIDRWLSENNTCPICRQPILSVHHD; encoded by the exons ATGGACCCTCCTGGTGGGGGAGATGAACGGAGGAGGCAGGCAGAGCGTCTTCGAAGGGAGGAGGCGTACTATCACTTCATTAATGAACTGAGTGAAGAAGAGTACCGTCTAATGAGAGATGGCAACCTGCTGGGCACTCCTG GGGAGGTGACTGCTGAAGAGCTCCGCCAGCGTCTGGATGGAGCAAAAGAGCGTTTGTCATCTCAGCCTTCTACCGAGCAGCACTCGCAGACTTCTGAGTCTGGAgagcagcagagcagcagcggTGAGGGAGAAGAGAGAGGTGCTGGAGGGAGACGAGGAGCAG GGGGCGCAGAACCCGGAGCAGAAACTTCTAATGGTGACTCATTACTGGAGTGGCTGAATACTTTCAGACGCACTGGTAATGCTACTCGCAGCGGACAGAGTGGCaatcagacatggcgtgctgtCAGCCGGACCAACCCGAACAGTGGAGAATTCCGCTTTAGCCTGGAGATCAACATCAACCATGACCAGCCAGAGCCAGGGGAGCATAATGAGACTGTGGATGCCTCAGACCCACCAGTGACTGCCCCAAATACATCACCCTCAATACGAACTGCTTCCTCCTTTTCAACCTCTCGACCTTCAACCACGCCAAGGCCTGCCCCGTACCCTACCCCCCGCCCAGCCATCAGTAGGCGGGTGCAGACACGGCGTACACGCAGCAGCACTACCACACTTTCTATGAGCCCCCCTGCACTTCCTCCACCAGTGGCGTCCTCAGCTGCTATTCAAAGGAGAGGTGGCACTTTGCACTCTTTAACACCTCCTCCCAACGTTCCAAACCCTCCTCCTGATCAAACTATACCTGTACAACAGCAAGCCTTGAATGTAGAAGGAGAGCAGGGGCGTAATGATGCGCCTGCTTCTATAGACTGCCCCCGGGTGTCATCCCAGTCTGCGACACAGGCTCCAGCAGCGGGACACGAATCCCGTGGCAGTAGGACTCGATCGCATGGTCGCACACGCAGAGCTGCATATGGAAGTGGGCTTTCATCGCGCGTGTCAAGGCGAAGTCGTTCCCCTTTACACAGAGTTAGTGTTGCTAGTACCACTCTGCCATCCAGTAGTGATTCCAGCAGCTCATCCATTAATACTGTTGAATCAGGCAGTGGCACAGCCTCTGTGTCAATGGAGACTGGAGAGGCTGTGTCAGAACCCGTTGTTCCAACGGAGCCAGCTGTAGAGATGGTTGAACGTGAAAGTGAATCACAAGTAATAGGAGCAGGAAGTTCAGCAGTGCGAAGACATCCGACCATCATGTtggacctgcaggtgagaaGGATTCGACCTGGTGAAAACCGCGATAGAGACAGCATCGCCAGCAGAACACGATCTCGTGCTCGCGTTGCTGAAAATACAGTGACATTTGAAAGCGACAGTGGTGGATTTCGACGCACCATTTCTCGCTCTGAGCGAGCTGGGATTCGCACCTACGTCAGCACTATTCGGATTCCTCTGAGGCGTATCAGTGAGACAGGCCTGGGTGAACCCAACTCCACTGCCCTACGTTCAATCTTGCGCCAGATCATGACTGGATTTGGAGAGCTTAGCTCCCTAATGGAGACAGAGGCCGATTCCGAAACTGTTGCACCTAACCATTCAGATCCTAATGGTACAAACGGTAACAACAGCCCAGGCAGTCGCGTGAATACAAATGAGAGTGCACCTGGCCAGGTTAGTACAGGTGGGGTAGTTCACGAGAGGGTGGGGCTGGTGAGAAGTGATGAGGACCAGAATGGGCAGGCTAGGCTCGGAGGAGTAGTGAGCACCACAGATGGACGGCCTACCAGCAGGGACACCAACAACCTAGTAGAGAACGGTACTCTACCCATCTTGCGGCTGGCACATTTCTTCCTGCTCAATGACGAAGAGGATGATGAACATCCGAGGGGCCTGACCAAAGAGCAGATTGACAATCTATCAACGCGTACGTATGGTCAGGCCAGCCTGGAGGGGGAGATTGGTCGAGCCTGCAGCGTCTGCATAAATGAGTATGTCCAAGGCAACAAGCTGCGCCGCCTGCCCTGCTCTCACGAATTCCATGTCCACTGCATCGACCGCTGGCTCTCTGAAAATAACACCTGCCCCATCTGCAGGCAGCCTATACTTTCAGTGCATCATGACTGA